In Leptodesmis sichuanensis A121, the following are encoded in one genomic region:
- a CDS encoding S-layer homology domain-containing protein: MRVKNFCNWFLLPTAHLMAVSIIAPGLALEKLSVDQMQSLSLAQQTAQAINPASKKTAKPVNQADKNSFKKAAQSQEQGSSAPISATDMAELTRLFSDVQPGAWYYEPLKSLAERYGCISGYPNGTFQGQKFLTRSEFVAGLDACLNRLDAELKNRTANLVTRDQLAALFRILSSIFENNPGLRRAPGMDNGAPSPTVPPKMDDRPQPKN; this comes from the coding sequence ATGCGAGTGAAGAACTTCTGTAATTGGTTTTTATTGCCTACGGCGCATTTGATGGCCGTCTCTATCATTGCTCCAGGGCTTGCTTTGGAGAAGTTATCTGTCGATCAAATGCAATCTTTATCCTTGGCTCAACAGACGGCACAGGCGATTAATCCTGCCTCTAAAAAGACGGCTAAACCTGTGAATCAAGCTGATAAAAATTCATTTAAAAAAGCGGCGCAATCACAGGAGCAAGGCTCTTCCGCACCTATTTCGGCAACTGATATGGCTGAACTGACGCGGCTGTTTTCGGATGTGCAGCCCGGTGCCTGGTATTATGAACCACTGAAGTCTCTGGCTGAGCGTTATGGATGCATTTCCGGTTATCCCAATGGTACATTCCAGGGCCAGAAGTTTTTGACCCGTTCTGAGTTTGTTGCCGGACTAGATGCTTGTTTGAATCGACTTGATGCTGAGTTAAAAAACAGAACGGCCAATCTGGTGACTCGCGATCAACTGGCGGCCCTCTTCCGTATCCTGTCTAGTATTTTTGAGAATAATCCTGGCTTGAGAAGAGCACCAGGGATGGATAATGGTGCGCCTTCCCCGACAGTTCCTCCAAAAATGGACGATCGCCCCCAACCTAAAAATTGA
- a CDS encoding transposase family protein — protein MDIHLDRLLNFPHVTVESCIQKDNEVYLKLRLLNQESSCPHCKKSSSELHQNRPILIRDLSIFGQVTYLKIPRRQFYCRDCQRYFTESLTFMDAGRQYTRRYEEHIYQQVQLSSMEQVGRVEGLSFERIEGIFKHQYAQKKTRDGQESNALGLMKSASGKGIKTSPPLSATLRPGN, from the coding sequence ATGGACATACATCTTGATAGATTGCTTAACTTCCCTCACGTTACGGTTGAAAGTTGCATTCAAAAAGACAATGAAGTGTACTTAAAGTTGCGCTTGCTCAATCAAGAATCTAGCTGTCCACACTGTAAGAAATCAAGTTCAGAGTTGCATCAAAACCGTCCGATTTTGATTCGAGACCTATCGATTTTTGGCCAAGTCACTTATTTGAAAATTCCTCGTCGTCAGTTTTATTGTCGTGATTGCCAACGTTATTTTACTGAGTCATTGACATTTATGGATGCAGGACGGCAGTACACTCGACGCTATGAGGAGCATATTTACCAGCAAGTACAACTGTCAAGTATGGAGCAAGTGGGTCGCGTAGAAGGATTAAGCTTTGAGCGCATTGAAGGGATTTTCAAGCATCAGTATGCACAGAAAAAAACACGGGATGGGCAGGAGTCAAACGCATTGGGATTGATGAAATCAGCAAGCGGAAAGGGCATCAAAACTTCGCCACCGTTATCGGCGACGTTGAGGCCGGGAAATTGA
- a CDS encoding ABC transporter permease, with protein sequence MSSLNQVTVRQKMKERVLPVVSPIAAIALALLVGAGLIAIAGVNPIKAYGVLFSEALANYYGIGNTLTKTAPLLLTSLGVLIALKAGQFNIGGEGQIYMGGLGSALIGLSIQGLPAIVHVPLALLGGFLLGALWGFIPGYLKAIQGVNEVITTLLLNYIAQYLVSYLVSGPLLEPNAPSPFSPPIAATAQLPILLPQTQTHAGILIGGLAVLVVWVAFSATPFGYQVEAVGQNPIAARYAGLSVPRTIMTVMALSGGLAGLAGAGEVMGLKYRLFENFSPGYGFDAIAIAFLSRGNLGGLVLISLFFGALRSGASVMQRSAGVPVTVVYAIQGLAVLFIAISLVVERRIALQRKLAGNRVEG encoded by the coding sequence ATGAGCAGCCTGAATCAGGTAACCGTACGACAGAAAATGAAAGAGCGAGTATTACCTGTCGTCTCTCCAATCGCCGCGATCGCCCTGGCTCTTCTGGTAGGGGCAGGACTGATTGCGATCGCAGGCGTGAATCCTATCAAAGCCTATGGGGTGTTGTTCAGTGAAGCCCTGGCTAACTACTATGGCATCGGCAATACCTTAACCAAGACGGCTCCCCTCTTACTCACCAGTTTGGGTGTGTTAATTGCCCTGAAAGCGGGCCAGTTTAACATTGGCGGAGAAGGACAAATTTACATGGGAGGCCTGGGAAGTGCCTTGATAGGGCTGTCTATTCAAGGGCTACCCGCGATCGTTCATGTCCCCCTGGCGTTATTGGGAGGCTTTTTGTTGGGAGCACTCTGGGGTTTTATTCCTGGCTATCTAAAAGCCATTCAGGGTGTGAATGAAGTGATTACTACCCTACTGTTGAACTACATTGCTCAATACCTGGTGAGCTATCTCGTCAGTGGCCCCCTGTTGGAGCCGAATGCGCCCAGTCCTTTCAGTCCGCCCATTGCCGCCACTGCCCAGTTGCCCATTTTGTTGCCCCAAACTCAAACCCATGCCGGAATTCTGATTGGGGGACTGGCGGTATTGGTGGTGTGGGTTGCCTTTTCTGCCACCCCCTTTGGTTATCAGGTGGAAGCCGTTGGCCAAAACCCGATCGCGGCCCGCTATGCGGGCCTGTCTGTTCCGCGTACCATCATGACTGTGATGGCGTTATCCGGAGGATTAGCAGGTCTGGCTGGAGCCGGAGAAGTCATGGGGCTGAAATATCGCCTGTTTGAAAACTTTTCCCCAGGGTATGGATTTGATGCGATCGCGATCGCCTTTCTCAGTCGTGGCAACTTGGGCGGACTGGTGCTGATTTCCCTATTCTTTGGTGCCCTCCGCAGTGGAGCCAGTGTCATGCAACGCAGTGCTGGCGTACCTGTAACAGTGGTTTATGCGATTCAAGGGTTAGCCGTATTGTTCATTGCTATCAGTTTGGTAGTAGAACGCCGGATTGCACTTCAACGCAAACTGGCTGGAAACCGAGTAGAAGGGTAG
- a CDS encoding tetratricopeptide repeat protein, whose product MTRQNAYESAILAYLTALSLQPDNASIFESLGALYLQRGAYNRAVEMLEQAVQLAPDRPRAQSLLALALTHADRPTNPVKELQTPISSKTRDVLSFVKVADGLNQAGERSLAMQLYQWTEEFAPNCPGLQEKMGNLWMENQNYVMAVSAYRRWTEKEPENPDAYYNLGTALYQMGRMEEAISMLEKASTLYQKLLSAKD is encoded by the coding sequence CTGACTCGTCAGAATGCTTATGAGTCTGCAATTTTAGCCTATCTTACGGCTCTCTCATTGCAACCGGATAATGCCAGTATTTTTGAATCTTTAGGTGCCCTGTATCTGCAGCGAGGTGCTTACAACAGGGCAGTGGAAATGTTAGAGCAGGCCGTGCAGCTAGCCCCCGATCGCCCTCGCGCTCAATCCCTGTTGGCGCTGGCACTCACCCATGCCGACAGACCAACCAATCCTGTAAAAGAATTGCAGACTCCTATCAGTTCTAAAACCAGAGATGTTCTGAGTTTTGTCAAAGTAGCGGATGGTTTAAATCAAGCGGGTGAGCGATCGCTGGCGATGCAACTTTATCAATGGACGGAGGAATTTGCTCCCAATTGTCCTGGATTGCAAGAAAAAATGGGCAATCTCTGGATGGAAAATCAGAACTATGTCATGGCTGTTTCTGCCTATCGTCGGTGGACGGAAAAAGAACCAGAAAATCCCGATGCCTACTATAACTTGGGAACGGCCCTGTATCAAATGGGACGGATGGAAGAAGCGATTTCTATGCTGGAAAAAGCCAGCACTTTATATCAAAAACTCTTGTCTGCTAAGGATTAG
- a CDS encoding Uma2 family endonuclease codes for MNQPATDRIRWTSADLELLPESSNRYEIIDGELLVTRAPHWGHQNAIVNTAAELRDWSIATGLGKTVPAPGVIFSDADNVIPDVVWISKERLAIALDEDGHLTIAPELIVEVLSPGTQNERRDRETKLKLYTERGVQEYWILDWRVQQVEVYRRERATLKLITTLFPSDDLTSPLLPGFTCPVARLFV; via the coding sequence ATGAATCAACCTGCAACGGATCGGATTCGGTGGACGAGCGCAGACCTGGAACTGTTGCCAGAGAGCAGCAATCGCTACGAGATTATTGATGGAGAATTGCTTGTGACTCGCGCACCACATTGGGGGCATCAGAATGCGATCGTCAATACAGCGGCTGAATTACGAGATTGGTCGATCGCAACAGGTTTAGGCAAAACGGTGCCGGCTCCTGGGGTGATCTTTAGCGATGCGGATAATGTGATTCCCGATGTGGTGTGGATTAGCAAAGAGCGACTGGCGATCGCTCTGGATGAAGATGGGCATCTGACCATTGCTCCAGAACTGATTGTTGAGGTCTTGTCTCCCGGTACGCAGAACGAGCGACGCGATCGAGAAACCAAACTGAAACTCTATACAGAACGGGGCGTGCAGGAATATTGGATTCTGGATTGGCGGGTGCAGCAGGTGGAAGTGTATCGCCGTGAGCGAGCAACCCTTAAACTGATCACCACACTATTTCCCTCAGATGACCTGACCTCTCCCCTACTGCCCGGTTTTACCTGTCCGGTTGCCCGGTTATTTGTGTGA
- a CDS encoding DUF6888 family protein, producing the protein MRFDERTGIVYIFAGEDLQVVIYREGKWRFR; encoded by the coding sequence GTGCGATTTGATGAGCGTACAGGCATCGTCTATATTTTTGCAGGCGAAGACCTACAAGTAGTAATTTACCGAGAGGGCAAGTGGAGGTTCAGATGA
- a CDS encoding AbrB/MazE/SpoVT family DNA-binding domain-containing protein gives MLTSTITSKGQITIPKAIRDLLNLHPGDRIDFIVENG, from the coding sequence ATGCTAACTTCAACAATTACTAGCAAAGGACAGATCACTATCCCGAAAGCGATTCGAGATCTGTTAAATCTTCATCCTGGAGATCGCATCGATTTTATTGTTGAGAACGGCTGA
- a CDS encoding tetratricopeptide repeat protein — protein MLSSGIISFLTPSAYAQANPQISGTLVSWAKQGEQNYLNEIFSEGQQQWQRSGLEKVLERYQKASSLDPNNSKNLASIAYLQAQLKNFQAATVAFQKAIALEPKNPNFYYGLGYSLANLGDNSGSEKAYRQATQLAPNQVENYIGLGAVRLFRIRGENRII, from the coding sequence GTGTTAAGCAGCGGAATTATTAGTTTTTTAACCCCAAGTGCCTACGCTCAAGCCAATCCTCAAATCTCTGGTACTTTAGTTAGCTGGGCAAAGCAAGGTGAACAGAACTACCTGAACGAAATATTTTCTGAAGGGCAGCAGCAGTGGCAAAGAAGTGGTCTGGAAAAGGTTCTCGAACGGTATCAGAAAGCATCCAGTTTAGACCCCAATAATTCTAAAAATCTTGCCAGTATTGCTTATTTGCAAGCTCAGTTGAAGAATTTTCAAGCCGCTACAGTAGCTTTTCAAAAAGCGATCGCTCTGGAACCTAAAAATCCTAATTTTTACTATGGTTTAGGCTATAGTTTGGCTAACTTAGGGGATAATTCTGGTTCTGAAAAAGCTTATCGGCAGGCTACCCAGCTTGCTCCCAATCAAGTAGAGAACTACATAGGTTTAGGAGCCGTTCGGCTCTTCCGGATCCGGGGTGAAAATCGTATAATATGA
- a CDS encoding ISL3 family transposase: MSKRKGHQNFATVIGDVEAGKLIEVIDSHQQEDIIEILKQQPIEVRAKVEEVSVDMWGGFPKVVKKVFPNAVVVIDRFHVMKLVNEELNKIRRQSGVSDRGSKFILLKNGKDLTAEEKTKLEEILKRSKRLGKAYEWKEEFRAIYEQPLTVEEGKRQIQGWLDQARVVYSEASTTIRNHLDGISNYFRNRTTSGAMEGINNRIKLIKRQAYGFVNFNNFRERLLACFSD, translated from the coding sequence ATCAGCAAGCGGAAAGGGCATCAAAACTTCGCCACCGTTATCGGCGACGTTGAGGCCGGGAAATTGATTGAAGTGATTGACAGTCACCAACAGGAAGACATTATTGAAATCCTGAAGCAGCAGCCCATAGAGGTGCGTGCAAAAGTTGAAGAGGTGAGCGTGGATATGTGGGGAGGATTCCCAAAGGTAGTCAAGAAAGTGTTTCCCAATGCCGTGGTAGTGATTGACCGCTTTCATGTCATGAAATTAGTCAATGAGGAGTTAAATAAAATTCGTAGACAATCGGGTGTATCAGACCGAGGTAGCAAATTCATTTTGCTCAAGAATGGCAAGGATTTAACAGCAGAAGAAAAGACAAAGTTAGAAGAGATTCTGAAACGGTCAAAGCGATTAGGAAAAGCCTATGAGTGGAAAGAAGAGTTTCGCGCGATTTATGAACAACCATTAACCGTTGAGGAAGGCAAGCGTCAGATCCAAGGGTGGCTCGATCAAGCGCGAGTCGTCTATAGTGAAGCAAGCACAACGATTCGTAACCATTTAGATGGGATTAGCAACTACTTTCGGAATCGCACAACGAGTGGCGCAATGGAGGGAATCAACAACCGAATTAAATTGATTAAACGGCAAGCTTATGGCTTTGTCAATTTCAACAATTTTCGAGAAAGACTATTAGCCTGCTTCTCTGATTAA
- a CDS encoding DUF6887 family protein, whose product MKPNFDTMNVAELRAYLLSHRNDDEAFYKLVDRLESNSDTTDLYPIPDTPENIAIMEAAIQEHIRQLEEKQKG is encoded by the coding sequence ATGAAACCAAACTTTGACACGATGAACGTTGCCGAATTAAGGGCCTACCTGCTCTCCCATCGTAACGATGACGAAGCATTTTACAAGCTTGTCGATCGTCTTGAAAGTAATTCTGATACTACCGACCTATACCCTATTCCCGATACTCCTGAAAACATTGCCATTATGGAAGCGGCAATTCAGGAACATATTCGGCAATTAGAAGAAAAGCAGAAAGGTTAA
- a CDS encoding PIN domain-containing protein yields MKGLHTNVLVRYLTRDDEQQWQRAEQYINATLAAEETCFISNIVLCELVWVLRSAYRIPREELITTLEKILRTSHFDFEDKAVIWGAFRQFQQGKADFSDYLISKVNHQAGCTETATWVHVTFLRGN; encoded by the coding sequence GTGAAAGGATTGCACACAAACGTCCTGGTGCGATACCTGACCCGTGACGATGAGCAACAGTGGCAACGTGCGGAGCAATACATTAACGCCACCCTGGCAGCAGAAGAAACCTGTTTTATCAGCAACATTGTGCTATGTGAATTAGTGTGGGTCTTGCGATCGGCTTACCGGATTCCGCGTGAAGAATTAATCACCACATTGGAAAAGATTTTACGGACAAGCCACTTTGATTTTGAAGATAAGGCTGTGATCTGGGGGGCATTTCGGCAATTTCAACAGGGTAAAGCAGATTTCTCTGACTATTTAATTAGTAAAGTGAACCATCAAGCTGGGTGTACTGAAACGGCAACTTGGGTGCATGTCACCTTCTTGAGAGGAAATTAG
- a CDS encoding NACHT domain-containing protein, whose amino-acid sequence MHYPVDATHSNSSRLMLIEKVLLPAAAMTLGSIFSRVMCDHGGKFASWVQEQSEDPQHIIEKASEQYAWNYAKRHGVLKVLGMREPVSLESVYTPVQFLDRDSLSRFDSIEELEKAFREQGERSFQRKQSRQQDGLKVANEKQYLMVLGGPGAGKSTFLRKMGLETLKGLGGGYAHECIPVLIELKNFTSDGMRIAAAIAQEFAICGIPSPEAVTTRLLEDGKLLLLLDGLDEVPTKNVDAAIRQIQNFVDQYDKNRFIASCRIAAYRNSFRRFSDVAMADFNQEQIKQFILNWFYSDADLEAGTALKCWNLLQKSENRAARELAQSPLLLTLLCLVYHGSQNFPQNRSVLYRKALRVLLEEWAAEKRIFPDEIYQGLSTELEEVLLSEIAYQGFEANRLFFSQREVVDQIKTFLADNLNAPKHLNGEKVLEAIAIQQGILVERAQDVFSFSHLTLQEYLTAQYIDDHQQVQALVQQHLIHERWQEVFLLVAGLMRGGADHLLTAMEAQAKTLINTPKLRALLTWTDEITQDSAGSLNPAAKRATALFLALVSDRALHLARVLEPGLARTLELARTLSHTCTPKFLYDSDSQPTHAAVPTRALAIALTQSLPSRSMGKALAKTFTQTFTDELARLQAFPDYTLDVLVARLKDLKKQAPDFRQHATVHQEFHSRIYQTWCHSLKLDPTWISLSKEEIRKLDRYLYANWLIVRCKQAAVRVSSLTWQRIEERMLRV is encoded by the coding sequence ATGCATTATCCGGTTGATGCCACTCATTCCAATTCATCCCGTCTCATGCTGATTGAAAAAGTTCTCCTGCCGGCAGCCGCTATGACGTTGGGATCGATTTTCAGCCGCGTCATGTGCGATCACGGAGGCAAGTTTGCCAGTTGGGTTCAGGAGCAGAGCGAGGATCCGCAACACATTATTGAAAAAGCATCTGAGCAATACGCCTGGAACTACGCCAAGCGGCACGGCGTGTTAAAGGTTCTGGGGATGCGGGAGCCAGTGTCTTTGGAGTCAGTTTATACACCCGTCCAGTTTCTCGATCGAGATAGCCTCAGCCGCTTTGATTCGATCGAAGAACTGGAAAAAGCCTTCCGGGAGCAGGGAGAGCGCAGTTTTCAACGCAAACAGTCCCGGCAGCAGGATGGCCTCAAGGTGGCCAATGAGAAACAATATCTGATGGTGTTGGGGGGGCCGGGAGCGGGAAAATCGACGTTTCTTCGCAAAATGGGATTGGAAACGCTAAAAGGATTGGGTGGTGGCTATGCTCATGAGTGCATTCCGGTGCTGATTGAGTTGAAGAATTTTACGTCGGATGGGATGAGAATTGCAGCCGCGATCGCCCAGGAATTTGCGATCTGTGGCATTCCCTCCCCTGAAGCCGTCACCACCAGGTTACTGGAAGACGGCAAACTATTGCTGTTGCTGGATGGCCTGGATGAAGTGCCCACCAAGAATGTGGACGCGGCCATTCGTCAGATTCAGAACTTTGTGGATCAGTACGACAAAAATCGCTTTATTGCCTCCTGCCGGATTGCCGCTTACCGCAATAGTTTTCGCCGCTTCAGTGATGTGGCCATGGCAGACTTTAACCAGGAACAGATCAAACAATTCATTCTCAACTGGTTCTACTCCGATGCCGATCTCGAGGCAGGCACGGCCTTGAAATGCTGGAACCTGTTGCAAAAATCGGAAAATCGCGCAGCCAGGGAATTGGCTCAATCGCCTCTATTACTTACCCTGCTCTGTCTGGTCTATCACGGATCACAAAATTTTCCGCAAAATCGCAGTGTGTTGTATCGCAAAGCCTTGCGCGTGTTGCTGGAAGAATGGGCGGCTGAAAAACGGATTTTTCCCGATGAGATCTACCAGGGATTGAGTACGGAACTGGAGGAAGTGCTGCTCTCTGAGATTGCCTATCAGGGGTTTGAAGCCAATCGGTTGTTCTTCTCGCAGCGGGAAGTGGTGGATCAAATCAAGACGTTTCTTGCCGACAACCTGAATGCTCCCAAGCATTTGAATGGGGAAAAAGTGCTGGAGGCGATCGCAATTCAACAAGGCATTCTGGTGGAACGGGCACAGGATGTATTTTCCTTCTCCCATTTAACATTGCAGGAATACCTGACCGCCCAGTATATCGATGACCATCAGCAGGTGCAGGCTCTGGTGCAGCAGCATCTGATCCATGAGCGCTGGCAGGAAGTATTCCTGCTGGTCGCCGGACTGATGCGGGGCGGCGCAGATCACCTCTTGACCGCAATGGAAGCTCAGGCCAAAACCTTGATTAATACCCCCAAACTCCGGGCCTTATTGACCTGGACTGACGAGATAACCCAGGACTCTGCTGGTAGCCTGAATCCTGCCGCGAAACGAGCCACTGCCCTGTTTCTGGCCCTGGTTAGCGATCGCGCCTTGCACCTGGCACGGGTACTGGAACCGGGACTCGCTCGTACCCTGGAACTGGCCCGCACCTTGTCCCATACCTGCACACCCAAATTCCTTTACGACTCAGACAGCCAACCCACCCATGCTGCCGTGCCCACCCGTGCGCTGGCGATCGCGCTCACCCAGTCCCTCCCCAGCCGTTCAATGGGGAAAGCCCTGGCCAAAACCTTCACTCAAACCTTCACCGATGAACTCGCCCGCTTACAAGCTTTTCCCGATTACACCCTGGATGTTCTGGTGGCTCGCCTCAAAGACTTGAAAAAACAGGCTCCCGACTTTCGGCAACACGCCACGGTACATCAAGAATTCCACAGCCGCATCTATCAAACCTGGTGCCATAGCCTGAAACTTGACCCCACCTGGATCAGCCTCTCCAAAGAAGAAATCCGCAAACTCGATCGCTACCTCTATGCCAACTGGTTAATTGTGCGTTGCAAACAGGCCGCGGTCCGAGTCTCTTCTCTGACCTGGCAAAGGATTGAAGAGCGGATGTTGCGAGTTTAG
- a CDS encoding ISKra4 family transposase (programmed frameshift) has product MTPEDQAQLQQCVDTIASILYRNTPAEQLQTLEGIEQAIRTHAQQSVLPQLGVFFIAAATGTTDGYQRTLKSILGRLSVTSEQAQRLDVKAGSQLSPMLERCCLRVSANVSYQHAAQDVELFTGVTVSAKTQQRLVQRQTFAPPTVDDPVAEASIDGGTVRLVVEPGQKPLWKQYKAVHLAPMGVCAAWFDDNAALLAWFNHQLLAVCLVCLGDGHDGIWNLFAQLTDAVERREILDWFHLMENLEKVGGSLNRLADARRRLWQGKVDETLTLFEDCQLHQAQCFCQYLHKHRHRIVNYEYYQSEGICSIGSGAVESTVKQIDRRLQISGARWKAEHVPNVLAHRCAYLNNLL; this is encoded by the exons ATGACTCCTGAAGACCAAGCCCAACTGCAGCAGTGTGTTGATACGATTGCCAGCATTTTGTATCGCAATACACCGGCTGAACAACTGCAAACCCTTGAAGGCATCGAGCAAGCTATCCGAACCCACGCCCAACAGAGCGTATTGCCGCAACTGGGAGT GTTTTTTATTGCAGCAGCGACTGGCACAACTGACGGGTATCAGCGAACGCTCAAAAGTATCTTGGGACGCTTAAGCGTGACGAGCGAACAAGCTCAACGATTGGACGTGAAAGCCGGTAGCCAGTTGAGTCCAATGCTGGAGCGGTGTTGTTTGCGGGTGAGTGCCAATGTCTCCTATCAACATGCGGCTCAAGATGTTGAACTGTTCACTGGGGTAACCGTGAGTGCAAAAACACAGCAACGGTTAGTCCAACGCCAAACGTTTGCTCCCCCCACAGTGGATGACCCAGTCGCAGAAGCCAGCATCGATGGCGGAACGGTGCGATTGGTCGTGGAGCCGGGTCAAAAACCCTTGTGGAAGCAGTATAAAGCGGTTCATCTGGCTCCAATGGGGGTTTGTGCGGCTTGGTTTGACGACAATGCAGCCTTGCTCGCATGGTTCAACCATCAACTGCTGGCGGTTTGTCTGGTCTGCTTGGGCGATGGTCATGATGGCATTTGGAATTTGTTTGCTCAACTGACTGATGCAGTGGAACGACGAGAGATTCTCGATTGGTTTCATTTGATGGAGAACTTGGAGAAGGTTGGAGGGTCGTTGAACCGTTTAGCAGACGCTCGGCGACGCTTGTGGCAGGGCAAGGTGGATGAAACACTGACGTTGTTTGAAGACTGCCAACTGCATCAAGCGCAGTGCTTCTGTCAGTATTTGCACAAGCATCGGCACCGCATCGTTAACTACGAGTATTACCAGAGCGAAGGCATCTGCTCGATTGGTTCAGGGGCTGTGGAATCAACGGTCAAACAGATTGACCGTCGCTTACAAATTTCGGGAGCACGTTGGAAAGCAGAGCATGTGCCGAACGTGTTAGCCCACCGCTGTGCTTACCTCAACAACCTGCTCTAA